The segment ATCAAACCTTCCAGTCTGAGGACTTAGATCATACATGAACTCGAAAGGCATTGTCTCTCCGAACATTACTAAATATTGTTTTTGGTAAGCTTGCCTTCTCACTCCATTCGGATCGTATACTACGTTATTATTAAAGTATCTGAGATATTCTTTTCCGGAACTTTTGATCTTATAAGCCGCATCTATTTCATTAAAGAATATTGTAGCCTTGTATCTATTTGCAAAAGAGACCATCAAGGAATCGAACCTAGGCCAATAAATCCGATCTCCCATTCTGATCTTTAGTAGTTCACGATTTGCGGAAAAATATGGAATACCTGCCTCCGGTAGAACGATCAGATCCGGATTTTTACCGGCTCTTTGGACGGCATTCTCCACCATCTTGTCCATTCTACCCATCAGATCTTCTATCACTTCTCTCGGAGATCTTCCTCTCTCGTCTCGAATACTCATAGGAGCATCCGGTTGGACTACGAGAACTTCTAATGTTTTGGTTGGAGTTACATTCTTCCATTTCAAATACAAAGTAGAACCTACAATCACGAAAAGAAGAAGTAACGCAAACGGTAAGGTCCAGAATTTTATAAAATGAGATCTTTTATCTTTGGATCTTAATATCTCGGGAAGATGTAACAGATTTGTTTCAAAGAGAGTATAAGAGATTACGAATACTAAAAAGGAAAGTCCATAAACTCCTGTGATCTCGACGGTTTGAGCTAGTATAATATTTCCCGCAGCAAGATTTCCCCAATACCAAGGAAATAATTGGTACCCGATCATATCTGCGGCCATTCCGCAGACTCCTGCCACCCAAACGCTATGTTTGCCTGCTCTTCTAGACAAGAAGGAATATGAGACTAAAAAGATAGGAAACTTAGCTCCGAACAAAACTCCCGCTAAAAGAAGGATAATAAATGAAACAAGCCAAGGGAAATTCCCGAAGACCATCGCCATATGATGGATCCAATGGAATGCGATCGCGTAGAAGAATACCCCAAATAGGAAACCGTATCCCACCAGTCTCCAGTATCTTCCGGAATATTTATGAGTGATCCAAAAGAGACCGAATGGAGCGATCCAAACTAAATGGCTGAGATAAAAAGGAGCGAAGGCTAAGAAGGCAAATCCCCCCATCCAGAGAAAACAGAAGAAGTCGAAAAACAGTGTTTTTTGAAACTCTCTAAAACGATGTAAAAAAGAATCCATGGGTATCAACGTTGATCGGAAAAAAATCCTTTTGAGTCAATCGATTTCGGTCTCGGTGAAGTGCTTGCCGTGGGAGAAGGAGGCATGACTATACCAATAACACTGGTCGGATCATGAGCTCTCCATACTTCAAAATTATCGGTAAAAATCCTCTTC is part of the Leptospira neocaledonica genome and harbors:
- a CDS encoding apolipoprotein N-acyltransferase; this translates as MDSFLHRFREFQKTLFFDFFCFLWMGGFAFLAFAPFYLSHLVWIAPFGLFWITHKYSGRYWRLVGYGFLFGVFFYAIAFHWIHHMAMVFGNFPWLVSFIILLLAGVLFGAKFPIFLVSYSFLSRRAGKHSVWVAGVCGMAADMIGYQLFPWYWGNLAAGNIILAQTVEITGVYGLSFLVFVISYTLFETNLLHLPEILRSKDKRSHFIKFWTLPFALLLLFVIVGSTLYLKWKNVTPTKTLEVLVVQPDAPMSIRDERGRSPREVIEDLMGRMDKMVENAVQRAGKNPDLIVLPEAGIPYFSANRELLKIRMGDRIYWPRFDSLMVSFANRYKATIFFNEIDAAYKIKSSGKEYLRYFNNNVVYDPNGVRRQAYQKQYLVMFGETMPFEFMYDLSPQTGRFDPGESFDLLHYYSDIPKENPPTVLPVTWEKTEGIDAEFVRNYYSPTHTELKDEGTFLPLICYEVIVPEFVRKFKDSGNPQFIANLTNDKWYGTTTESDQHFELGRLRAIEWRRWLVRSTNSGISGYVDHLGNFIEGKSTSLMKAETSWQQIQVIDSPPGFYILYGNLIPWIMIVLTAIYYGNLLLRTKKSAV